The Rhododendron vialii isolate Sample 1 chromosome 5a, ASM3025357v1 genome contains a region encoding:
- the LOC131327143 gene encoding disease resistance protein RPV1-like isoform X2, with translation MHHVLEEDGHHVLEKEQGYSLKQRCLSLFIWRPTNNLGRSADQVELRTDAFTRMHNLKLLQLNNVEIIGRYTDFPGGLRCLTWHGFPLTSIPAEFSLKRLVGLDLRYSKLEQVWKGEMFLTSVKILNLSHSHGLKNTPKFTGLPNLEKLVLKYCISLIEVHESIGELDNLVLLNLRGCKNLKKLPCEIGHLTSLEKLILSGCSKLDQLPAELGQMKSLTVLHADGISQDICKDGSWTSLVWSLVLKPRKSPKTLPSLPGSLVELSLSNCSLSSDDLAKCLGSFSVLKDLNLSENPISSLPESIKGLAVLQSLKLNYCTRLQSLPELPMTLKRLELSDCISLERITNLPNLLASFDFDMNDCKVVEVRGCSS, from the exons ATGCATCACGTGTTGGAGGAAGATGGTCATCATGTGCTGGAGAAAGA ACAAGGCTATTCACTGAAACAGCGTTGTCTTAGTTTGTTCATTTGGCGCCCAACAAACAATCTTGGAAGAAGTGCAGATCAGGTGGAGTTGAGGACTGATGCATTTACAAGGATGCACAATCTTAAATTGCTCCAGCTCAATAATGTGGAAATCATTGGAAGATACACAGACTTCCCGGGAGGATTAAGATGTTTGACTTGGCATGGCTTCCCTTTAACATCCATACCTGCTGAGTTTTCTCTGAAGAGACTGGTTGGTCTTGACTTGCGCTATAGCAAATTGGAGCAAGTTTGGAAGGGAGAAATG TTTCTGACATCAGTGAAAATCCTCAATCTCAGTCATTCCCATGGCCTCAAGAATACCCCCAAATTCACTGGACTCCCTAatctcgagaaattggtccttaAGTATTGCATAAGTTTGATAGAGGTTCATGAATCGATAGGGGAACTAGATAATCTTGTTTTGTTGAATCTCAGAGGCTGCAAAAATCTTAAGAAGCTTCCCTGTGAAATTGGTCATTTAACATCCCTAGAAAAACTCATTCTCTCTGGTTGTTCAAAGCTTGATCAGTTGCCTGCAGAGCTCGGACAGATGAAATCTTTAACAGTGCTCCATGCAGATGGAATTTCCCAAGACATTTGTAAGGATGGATCATGGACTTCCCTCGTCTGGTCTTTGGTATTGAAACcgagaaaaagtccaaaaacatTGCCTTCTTTACCTGGCTCACTTGTAGAATTAAGTCTTTCAAACTGCAGTCTGTCAAGTGATGATCTTGCGAAATGTCTTGGGAGCTTCTCTGTGTTGAAGGACTTGAATCTGAGTGAGAATCCAATTTCCAGCTTACCAGAGAGCATCAAAGGTCTTGCTGTGCTCCAATCACTTAAGCTAAACTATTGCACGAGACTCCAATCGCTGCCTGAACTTCCAATGACTTTAAAAAGGTTGGAGTTATCTGACTGTATTTCACTGGAAAGGATCACAAATCTTCCTAACCTGTTGgcatcttttgattttgatatgaATGATTGTAAAGTAGTTGAGGTCAGGGGATGTTCAAGTTAG
- the LOC131327143 gene encoding disease resistance protein RPV1-like isoform X1, with the protein MHHVLEEDGHHVLEKDSRFTKNFRVSNIKCPRFEELNHESSFAEQGYSLKQRCLSLFIWRPTNNLGRSADQVELRTDAFTRMHNLKLLQLNNVEIIGRYTDFPGGLRCLTWHGFPLTSIPAEFSLKRLVGLDLRYSKLEQVWKGEMFLTSVKILNLSHSHGLKNTPKFTGLPNLEKLVLKYCISLIEVHESIGELDNLVLLNLRGCKNLKKLPCEIGHLTSLEKLILSGCSKLDQLPAELGQMKSLTVLHADGISQDICKDGSWTSLVWSLVLKPRKSPKTLPSLPGSLVELSLSNCSLSSDDLAKCLGSFSVLKDLNLSENPISSLPESIKGLAVLQSLKLNYCTRLQSLPELPMTLKRLELSDCISLERITNLPNLLASFDFDMNDCKVVEVRGCSS; encoded by the exons ATGCATCACGTGTTGGAGGAAGATGGTCATCATGTGCTGGAGAAAGATAGTCGGTTTACGAAAAACTTCCGTGTTAGTAATATAAAGTGTCCCCGCTTC GAAGAACTTAATCATGAATCATCATTTGCAGAACAAGGCTATTCACTGAAACAGCGTTGTCTTAGTTTGTTCATTTGGCGCCCAACAAACAATCTTGGAAGAAGTGCAGATCAGGTGGAGTTGAGGACTGATGCATTTACAAGGATGCACAATCTTAAATTGCTCCAGCTCAATAATGTGGAAATCATTGGAAGATACACAGACTTCCCGGGAGGATTAAGATGTTTGACTTGGCATGGCTTCCCTTTAACATCCATACCTGCTGAGTTTTCTCTGAAGAGACTGGTTGGTCTTGACTTGCGCTATAGCAAATTGGAGCAAGTTTGGAAGGGAGAAATG TTTCTGACATCAGTGAAAATCCTCAATCTCAGTCATTCCCATGGCCTCAAGAATACCCCCAAATTCACTGGACTCCCTAatctcgagaaattggtccttaAGTATTGCATAAGTTTGATAGAGGTTCATGAATCGATAGGGGAACTAGATAATCTTGTTTTGTTGAATCTCAGAGGCTGCAAAAATCTTAAGAAGCTTCCCTGTGAAATTGGTCATTTAACATCCCTAGAAAAACTCATTCTCTCTGGTTGTTCAAAGCTTGATCAGTTGCCTGCAGAGCTCGGACAGATGAAATCTTTAACAGTGCTCCATGCAGATGGAATTTCCCAAGACATTTGTAAGGATGGATCATGGACTTCCCTCGTCTGGTCTTTGGTATTGAAACcgagaaaaagtccaaaaacatTGCCTTCTTTACCTGGCTCACTTGTAGAATTAAGTCTTTCAAACTGCAGTCTGTCAAGTGATGATCTTGCGAAATGTCTTGGGAGCTTCTCTGTGTTGAAGGACTTGAATCTGAGTGAGAATCCAATTTCCAGCTTACCAGAGAGCATCAAAGGTCTTGCTGTGCTCCAATCACTTAAGCTAAACTATTGCACGAGACTCCAATCGCTGCCTGAACTTCCAATGACTTTAAAAAGGTTGGAGTTATCTGACTGTATTTCACTGGAAAGGATCACAAATCTTCCTAACCTGTTGgcatcttttgattttgatatgaATGATTGTAAAGTAGTTGAGGTCAGGGGATGTTCAAGTTAG
- the LOC131327140 gene encoding disease resistance protein RPV1-like has protein sequence MIYHVFLSFRGEDTRKTFTDQLYTALSGAGFLTFRDDDGIERGQNVKSELDKAIKEARSSIVVLSKDYSSSGWCLDELVMILERRRTSSGAGHVVLPVFYDVDPSQVRKQTGSFGEAFCRHEERLNAETNESKKEYLREKVQLWRGALREVADLAGMVLKIQADGHELKFIQDIVRVIGNKLNRPVLHVAHNLIGIQSRVRNINSWLQDESNVGIAVIYGMGGIGKTTIAKFAYNLNIERFEASSFLANIREISEGPEGLVHLQRQFLSDILKRGKEKIRCVDEGISKIKDVICCKRVLVVLDDVDDRAQFDALIGMRDWFHPGSKIILTTRNIHLLKANEVDESFEVVGLDSYESLELFSWHAFGQGHPIEGFTELSQRVIQHCGGLPLALQVLGCSLSDHSLDIWKNTLQKLAAIPNSKILKKLQISYDYLDENDKELFLHIACFFIGKGKDFIVRILDDLYPTVGIQTLIDRCLLTINGHNKLMMHQLLQQMGREIVCQESPKEPGKRSRLWHYKDSFKVLSEKIGTETIEGLYFDMHHVLEEDRHHVLETDSRLRENFGFSNVKRPRFEELNHESLSSEQGYSLKRRCLSLFIWRSTNNVGRSSDQVGLRTDAFTRMHNLKLLQLNNVEIKGRYANFPGGLRCLTWHGFPLTSIPTEFSLKRLVSLDLRYSKLEQVWKGEMFLTSLKILNLSHSHGLKNTPKFTGLPNLEKLVLKYCISLAEVHESIGELESLVLLNLRGCKNLKKLPCEIGHLTSLEKLILSGCSNLDQLPAELGQMKSITVLHADGISQDICKDGSWTSLVWSLVLKSRKSPKTLPSLPCSLVELSLSNCNLSSDDLAKSLGSFSVLKDLNLSENPISHLPESIKGLTVLQSLKLNYCTRLQLLPELPMTLKRLELYYCISLERITNLPNLLTSLDFDMYRCKVVWVQGMFKLEPIGNVDAEIINEMGLSSELEAMGSLEVELYNPLYAPYRSRMKGSIQVLHECGIYNIFLPRSEVPAGWCSSYKRMGSSITFNVPSLPNLKIQALKIYVVSSCFCDYYKICYPNLFDYITLNNMTKGLKWAYSPLFRCIPSDDCMMVWLSHWKIGNHLILEAGDEVNVSAGLQEDCCLVKEIGVNVVYDEPEEKGSQHHKAYSHHQNVTNVGDLSAYQLRPGYYHLCHYGNHQTYHRNGIVGKSEKIIFGESEDIAGRSWSTDEERAWFIDEESARFTNEE, from the exons ATGATTTATCACGTGTTCTTGAGCTTTAGAGGTGAAGACACCCGCAAGACCTTCACCGACCAACTTTATACCGCTTTGTCGGGTGCAGGTTTTCTCACGTTTCGAGATGATGATGGGATTGAGAGAGGTCAAAATGTTAAGTCAGAACTGGACAAGGCTATAAAAGAAGCAAGGAGTTCAATAGTTGTGCTTTCCAAAGACTATTCTTCTTCCGGATGGTGCCTTGATGAACTCGTGATGATCCTCGAACGCAGGAGGACATCATCGGGGGCCGGGCATGTAGTTTTACCTGTCTTCTATGATGTGGATCCCTCACAAGTTAGAAAGCAAACAGGGAGCTTCGGAGAGGCATTCTGTAGACACGAAGAGCGATTAAATGCGGAAACCAACGAAAGTAAAAAGGAGTACTTGAGGGAAAAGGTGCAATTATGGAGGGGAGCACTTAGAGAAGTTGCTGATCTTGCGGGGATGGTCTTGAAAATTCAAGCTGACGG GCATGAGTTGAAATTTATCCAGGACATTGTAAGAGTGATTGGGAATAAATTGAACCGACCAGTTTTACACGTTGCCCACAACCTTATTGGAATTCAATCTCGAGTCAGAAACATCAATTCATGGTTACAGGATGAGTCCAATGTTGGGATAGCAGTGATTTATGGGATGGGTGGAATAGGCAAGACAACTATTGCCAAATTTGCTTATAATTTAAACATTGAAAGATTTGAAGCTAGTAGCTTTCTTGCAAATATTAGAGAAATTTCAGAAGGACCTGAGGGTTTGGTTCATTTACAAAGGCAATTTCTTTCAGACATTTtaaaaagagggaaggaaaaaATACGGTGTGTTGATGAAGGAATCAGTAAGATTAAAGATGTCATTTGTTGTAAAAGAGTTCTTGTAGTTCTTGATGATGTGGATGACCGAGCCCAGTTTGACGCCTTAATCGGAATGCGTGATTGGTTTCATCCAGGGAGTAAAATTATCTTAACCACCAGGAACATTCATCTGTTGAAGGCTAATGAAGTTGATGAGTCATTTGAGGTGGTGGGATTAGATTCTTATGAATCATTGGAGCTTTTCAGTTGGCATGCCTTTGGACAAGGCCATCCCATTGAGGGTTTCACTGAGCTTTCGCAAAGGGTAATACAACACTGTGGAGGGCTTCCTTTAGCCCTTCAAGTTTTGGGTTGTTCTCTATCTGACCATAGCTTAGACATATGGAAAAACACATTGCAGAAACTGGCAGCTATTCCCAATTCAAAAATCCTTAAAAAGTTGCAAATAAGCTATGACTATCTAGATGAAAATGACAAGGAATTGTTCCTCCACATTGCTTGTTTCTTTATTGGAAAGGGCAAAGATTTCATAGTAAGAATTCTGGATGATCTCTACCCAACAGTTGGGATTCAAACTCTCATTGACAGATGTCTGTTAACTATTAATGGACACAACAAGTTGATGATGCACCAACTTCTCCAACAAATGGGAAGAGAAATTGTTTGCCAAGAATCACCCAAGGAGCCGGGTAAACGTAGCAGATTGTGGCACTATAAGGATTCCTTTAAAGTATTGAGTGAAAAAATT GGAACAGAAACAATTGAGGGCCTCTACTTTGACATGCATCATGTGTTGGAGGAAGATCGTCATCATGTGCTGGAGACAGATTCTCGGTTAAGGGAAAATTTTGGTTTTAGTAATGTAAAGCGTCCCCGCTTCGAAGAACTTAATCATGAATCATTGTCTTCTGAACAAGGCTATTCATTGAAACGGCGTTGTCTTAGTTTGTTCATTTGGCGCTCAACAAACAATGTCGGAAGAAGTTCAGATCAGGTGGGGTTGAGGACTGATGCATTTACAAGGATGCACAATCTTAAATTGCTCCAGCTCAATAATGTAGAAATCAAGGGAAGATACGCAAATTTCCCTGGAGGATTAAGATGCTTGACTTGGCATGGCTTCCCTTTAACATCCATACCTACTGAGTTTTCTCTAAAGAGACTGGTTTCTCTTGACTTGCGCTATAGCAAATTGGAGCAAGTTTGGAAGGGAGAAATG TTTCTGACATCATTGAAAATCCTCAATCTCAGTCATTCCCATGGCCTCAAGAATACCCCCAAATTCACTGGACTCCCTAatctcgagaaattggtccttaAGTATTGCATAAGTTTGGCAGAGGTTCATGAATCGATAGGGGAATTAGAGAGTCTTGTTTTGTTGAATCTCAGAGGCTGCAAAAATCTTAAGAAGCTTCCCTGTGAAATTGGTCATTTAACATCCCTAGAAAAACTCATTCTCTCTGGTTGTTCAAACCTTGATCAGTTGCCTGCAGAGCTCGGACAGATGAAATCCATAACAGTGCTCCATGCAGATGGAATTTCCCAAGACATTTGTAAGGATGGATCATGGACTTCCCTCGTCTGGTCTTTGGTATTGAAATcgagaaaaagtccaaaaacatTGCCTTCTTTACCTTGCTCACTTGTAGAATTAAGTCTTTCAAACTGCAATCTGTCAAGTGATGATCTTGCGAAATCTCTTGGGAGCTTCTCTGTGTTGAAGGACTTGAATCTGAGTGAGAATCCGATTTCCCACTTACCAGAGAGCATCAAAGGTCTTACTGTGCTCCAATCACTTAAGCTAAACTATTGCACAAGACTCCAATTGCTGCCTGAACTTCCAATGACTTTAAAAAGGTTGGAGTTATACTACTGTATTTCACTGGAAAGGATCACAAATCTTCCTAACCTGTTGACATCTTTAGATTTTGACATGTATCGTTGTAAAGTAGTTTGGGTTCAGGGGATGTTCAAGTTAGAGCCCATTGGAAATGTTGATGCAGAAATCATTAACGAGATGGGCTTATCATCTGAGTTGGAGGCCATGGGAAGCCTTGAGGTTGAATTGTATAACCCGTTGTATGCCCCGTACAGATCCAGAATGAAGGGTTCAATTcag GTACTACATGAATGTGGTATATACAACATATTTCTTCCAAGGAGTGAGGTGCCTGCTGGCTGGTGCAGTAGCTATAAGAGAATGGGGTCCTCGATAACATTCAACGTGCCTTCACTTCCTAATCTCAAGATCCAAGCCTTGAAGATATATGTTGTCTCTTCATGTTTCTGTGATTATTACAAGATCTGTTATCCCAATTTGTTCGACTATATCACACTCAACAATATGACCAAGGGTCTGAAGTGGGCCTACAGCCCATTGTTCAGATGCATTCCTTCAGATGACTGTATGATGGTATGGTTAAGCCATTGGAAGATTGGGAATCACTTAATATTGGAAGCTGGTGATGAAGTGAATGTGTCAGCGGGCTTACAAGAGGACTGTTGTTTGGTAAAGGAAATTGGAGTTAATGTTGTGTATGATGAGCCTGAAGAGAAGGGTAGCCAACACCATAAAGCCTATTCTCATCATCAAAATGTCACCAATGTTGGAGATCTATCAGCATATCAATTGAGACCAGGCTATTACCATCTATGCCATTATGGTAACCATCAAACATACCACCGAAATGGTATTGTAGGTAAATCTGAAAAGATTATATTTGGGGAATCTGAAGATATTGCAG GGAGATCGTGGTCTACTGATGAAGAACGTGCTTGGTTTATTGATGAAGAATCTGCACGCTTTACTAATGAAGAGTGA